One region of Chryseobacterium muglaense genomic DNA includes:
- a CDS encoding SusC/RagA family TonB-linked outer membrane protein, whose amino-acid sequence MSLMVKQKNFKPLIAPLFLLASGFMFGQKAVKDTAKVDTKDIEEVVVIGYGKVKKSDLTGSVASVSAKELAATPAMNALQALQGRAAGLNIVTAGGAPGAGANVTIRGGASISQGTSPLYIVDGFQLDNALNVINPNDIESIDVLKGPSAIAIYGARGSNGIIVIKTKSGKKGRTTINYNSFMAFDVLSKKLDMISNAEQFVKYQYEMAQLQGKTTQWSNVFDNSLGVDTPGFYTGVFSRISNRYGSAEALDWQDKMLGGTGVTQNQNVNFSTGNEKTQAFVSYNYNKQDGLLQNFSETRNSLRANINSELRKGLRVDFGSMFTSNSTNGGGAYGGMKKILLQPITGGTLFTNDQLFNTQTFPDFSSLDSGFDTENPYIETNASRSNSRSRTFVANMGLEVDFLKNFTFRTAGQYQWGSSKSTSFSDENSRAYLTDPINTGINGSIGNSESYRYQITNTVNYSNTFGEKHKVNALVGQEVMYSQSESSSMRLIKFPVPNFGLDDIGNATVQDKSAGRGAPNTLLSYFGRVNYTYDDRYLVTGTLRYDGSSKFGPNKKWGLFPSAALAWRLSQENFWQNSKISNVINDLKFRYEYGVTGNNDIGSNLFFTNIVQTDYPMNNTPGNPAYVPGSNLGNPNLIWEESQNSNLGMDLALFNNRIKLTAELYDNKVSGMLLNSLLPVSSGYSRQYQNIGSMTNRGFEFTLNTINFKKENFRWTTDLNFSSNKSKVLSLEQNQNIRTFSVGGNRTGVVTYYATVGEQLGDMYGYVYQGVYTTDDFNVNPDGTFGTLKAGVVKPATGTAKPGDMKFAADNEAGDQFTRKMQKIGNGTPDFFGGIQNNFSYKGFDLAVFLKFSVGGDIYNATKHSLSPYALYQNVPTEFGNNYYRLIDPNTGQITNNVQRLKELNPNEGDRTWSLSNANSQNITYPSSYYVEDGSYLRIAQVTLGYSFERDFLSHVGLSNARIYLTLNNLATITGYSGYDPEVSAASGVAVTPGFDSSAYPRAKSYVLGINLTF is encoded by the coding sequence ATGTCTTTGATGGTTAAACAGAAGAATTTCAAGCCACTTATCGCACCGCTGTTTTTGCTTGCGTCTGGCTTTATGTTCGGGCAAAAAGCAGTAAAAGATACTGCGAAAGTAGATACAAAGGATATCGAGGAGGTAGTTGTCATCGGTTACGGTAAAGTAAAAAAATCTGATCTTACAGGTTCTGTAGCTTCTGTATCCGCCAAAGAATTAGCTGCAACTCCTGCGATGAATGCTTTGCAGGCTCTTCAGGGAAGGGCAGCAGGTTTAAACATTGTTACTGCAGGTGGAGCTCCAGGTGCAGGTGCGAACGTTACGATTCGTGGAGGGGCATCTATCTCACAGGGGACTTCACCTTTGTATATTGTAGATGGTTTTCAATTGGATAATGCTTTAAATGTAATCAATCCCAACGATATCGAAAGTATTGATGTATTGAAAGGACCTTCCGCAATTGCAATTTATGGTGCACGTGGTTCAAACGGTATTATTGTGATTAAAACTAAATCAGGTAAAAAAGGAAGAACAACGATTAATTACAACTCTTTCATGGCGTTTGATGTATTGTCTAAGAAATTAGATATGATTTCAAATGCTGAGCAGTTTGTAAAATATCAGTACGAAATGGCACAACTTCAAGGTAAAACTACACAATGGAGTAATGTTTTTGATAATAGTTTAGGTGTTGATACACCAGGATTTTATACAGGAGTTTTCAGTAGAATTTCAAATCGTTATGGTTCTGCCGAAGCATTGGATTGGCAAGACAAAATGTTGGGAGGTACAGGTGTAACTCAAAACCAAAACGTAAACTTCTCTACAGGAAACGAAAAAACACAGGCTTTCGTAAGTTACAACTATAATAAGCAGGATGGTTTGTTGCAAAACTTCAGTGAGACTAGAAACTCTTTGCGTGCCAATATCAATTCTGAGCTTAGAAAAGGTTTAAGAGTAGACTTTGGTTCAATGTTTACATCCAATTCTACAAATGGCGGTGGAGCTTATGGAGGAATGAAAAAAATCCTTCTTCAGCCAATTACGGGAGGTACGTTATTTACCAATGATCAACTGTTCAATACGCAGACATTTCCCGATTTTTCGAGTTTAGATTCTGGATTTGATACAGAAAACCCTTATATCGAAACCAATGCGTCAAGATCAAACAGCCGCTCAAGAACTTTTGTTGCAAATATGGGATTGGAGGTTGATTTCCTTAAAAACTTTACTTTTAGAACAGCAGGTCAATACCAGTGGGGAAGTAGTAAATCTACTTCTTTCTCAGATGAAAACTCAAGAGCTTATCTTACAGACCCTATAAACACAGGTATCAACGGGAGTATAGGAAACAGTGAATCGTACAGATACCAGATTACCAATACAGTAAATTACAGCAATACTTTTGGTGAGAAGCATAAAGTAAACGCTTTAGTAGGTCAAGAAGTGATGTATTCTCAGTCTGAAAGCAGCAGTATGAGACTAATAAAATTCCCTGTTCCTAATTTTGGATTGGATGATATAGGAAATGCTACAGTACAGGATAAGTCTGCAGGCAGAGGAGCTCCAAATACTTTACTGTCTTATTTCGGGAGAGTAAATTATACCTACGACGACCGTTATTTGGTCACTGGAACTTTGCGTTATGATGGTTCTTCCAAATTCGGACCTAATAAAAAATGGGGGCTTTTCCCTTCGGCTGCTTTAGCTTGGAGATTGTCGCAGGAGAATTTTTGGCAAAACTCTAAGATTTCTAATGTAATCAATGATTTGAAATTCAGATATGAATATGGGGTTACCGGTAACAATGATATTGGAAGTAATTTATTTTTCACCAATATTGTACAGACAGATTACCCAATGAATAATACGCCTGGTAATCCAGCTTATGTACCGGGAAGTAATCTTGGAAATCCGAACCTGATTTGGGAAGAGTCTCAAAACTCAAACTTAGGGATGGATTTGGCTTTGTTCAATAACAGAATTAAATTAACCGCAGAATTATATGATAATAAAGTAAGTGGGATGCTTCTCAATAGCTTACTTCCGGTATCTTCAGGGTATTCTAGACAGTATCAGAATATCGGATCAATGACCAACCGTGGGTTTGAATTTACTTTAAACACGATTAACTTTAAAAAAGAAAATTTCAGATGGACAACCGATTTGAATTTTTCTTCAAATAAATCTAAAGTTTTATCCCTTGAGCAAAACCAAAATATCAGAACATTCTCTGTAGGAGGCAACAGAACTGGGGTTGTAACTTACTATGCTACCGTAGGTGAGCAGTTGGGAGATATGTACGGATATGTTTATCAAGGGGTTTATACAACCGACGATTTTAACGTAAATCCTGACGGAACTTTCGGAACTTTAAAAGCAGGCGTTGTAAAACCGGCTACCGGAACAGCAAAACCAGGTGATATGAAATTTGCGGCAGATAATGAAGCTGGAGATCAATTTACCAGAAAAATGCAGAAAATAGGAAATGGTACGCCTGATTTCTTCGGAGGTATTCAAAACAATTTTTCTTATAAAGGTTTCGACCTTGCCGTGTTCTTAAAATTCAGTGTGGGAGGTGATATTTACAATGCTACCAAACATAGTTTGAGCCCTTATGCTTTATACCAAAACGTTCCGACCGAGTTTGGAAATAATTACTATCGTTTAATTGATCCAAATACAGGGCAAATTACCAATAATGTTCAAAGGTTAAAAGAATTGAACCCTAATGAGGGCGATCGTACATGGAGTTTAAGCAATGCCAATTCTCAGAATATCACCTATCCTTCATCATACTATGTAGAAGATGGTTCTTATTTAAGAATTGCTCAGGTGACTTTAGGTTATAGTTTTGAAAGAGATTTTTTAAGTCATGTAGGTTTGTCGAATGCTCGTATTTATTTGACTTTGAATAATTTAGCAACTATTACAGGGTATTCAGGCTACGACCCTGAAGTTTCGGCAGCAAGTGGGGTTGCAGTGACACCGGGTTTTGATAGTTCTGCCTATCCAAGAGCAAAAAGTTATGTTTTAGGAATCAATTTAACATTCTAA
- the rhaM gene encoding L-rhamnose mutarotase, whose protein sequence is MKRIAFKMFLNEGCKEEYIKRHDEIWPELVILLNESGVLDYSIFLDEETNVLFGILKCNNELAYENLPLHPIMQNWWKHMKDIMQTNADNSPKSIKLEEVFYLQ, encoded by the coding sequence ATGAAAAGAATTGCATTTAAAATGTTTCTTAATGAAGGCTGTAAAGAAGAATATATAAAACGTCACGACGAAATCTGGCCTGAATTAGTAATATTACTCAATGAATCGGGAGTTTTAGATTATTCTATTTTTTTAGATGAAGAAACGAATGTTTTGTTTGGAATTTTAAAGTGTAATAATGAGCTAGCATATGAAAATCTTCCACTTCATCCAATCATGCAAAATTGGTGGAAGCACATGAAAGATATTATGCAGACCAATGCAGATAACTCTCCGAAAAGTATAAAGCTAGAAGAGGTTTTTTACTTGCAATGA
- the rhaT gene encoding L-rhamnose/proton symporter RhaT, which yields MNALLGVLFHFLGGFSSGSFYLPYKKVKGWQWETFWLIGGVFSWIIVPPLAAFLTIPNFWEIIQNESSSILGLTFLFGALWGIGGFMYGLGVRYLGVALGSSIMLGLTMVIGSLVPSIYYEFSPEAGKDTIGLMFSSSWGQFVLLGLLVCVVGIIISGKAGVMKDKELKTDSIDPHGVEVKTEYKFGLGLTVAIISGVLSACFNFGLEAGKPMASVANEAWKLANPNQGEFLFQNNVTYIVVLWGGMASNLIGCLYLSFKNKSYTDYTKKNVPVAKNIIFCALAGTMWFLQFFFYGMGESKMGNGPSSWILHMAFIILIANLWGVIIKEWKGVSKKTISTIVVGMIVMFVSILIVGYGNSLR from the coding sequence ATGAATGCATTATTAGGAGTTTTATTTCATTTCTTAGGAGGATTTTCTTCGGGTAGTTTTTATCTGCCTTATAAGAAAGTAAAGGGATGGCAATGGGAAACTTTTTGGTTGATTGGCGGTGTTTTCTCATGGATTATTGTTCCGCCTTTGGCAGCATTTCTTACAATTCCTAATTTCTGGGAAATTATTCAGAATGAATCTTCATCAATCTTAGGATTAACGTTTTTATTTGGAGCTCTTTGGGGAATAGGAGGTTTTATGTACGGTCTAGGGGTTCGATATCTAGGAGTTGCACTGGGAAGCAGCATTATGTTGGGACTTACCATGGTGATTGGTTCGCTTGTTCCATCGATTTATTACGAGTTTTCTCCTGAAGCAGGAAAAGATACTATAGGCTTAATGTTTTCCAGCAGTTGGGGACAGTTTGTTTTACTGGGACTTTTGGTCTGCGTTGTCGGAATTATCATCAGTGGAAAGGCTGGTGTGATGAAAGATAAAGAACTTAAAACAGATTCTATAGACCCGCACGGAGTAGAAGTAAAAACAGAATATAAATTTGGTTTAGGTTTAACTGTTGCTATTATTTCAGGAGTTTTAAGTGCTTGTTTTAATTTCGGACTTGAAGCTGGAAAGCCAATGGCATCTGTTGCTAATGAAGCTTGGAAATTGGCTAATCCGAATCAGGGAGAATTTCTTTTTCAAAATAATGTAACGTACATCGTTGTACTTTGGGGCGGGATGGCTTCCAATCTTATCGGTTGCCTTTATCTTTCATTTAAAAATAAATCGTACACAGATTATACTAAAAAAAATGTACCTGTTGCAAAAAATATCATCTTCTGTGCTTTGGCGGGAACGATGTGGTTTTTACAGTTTTTCTTCTACGGAATGGGAGAAAGTAAAATGGGGAATGGCCCAAGCTCATGGATTTTGCATATGGCATTTATCATCTTAATTGCTAATCTTTGGGGTGTAATCATCAAAGAGTGGAAGGGAGTTTCAAAGAAAACCATTTCTACTATTGTTGTGGGGATGATTGTAATGTTTGTTTCTATTTTAATCGTAGGATACGGAAATTCATTAAGATAA
- a CDS encoding glycoside hydrolase family 88/105 protein — MKKLLTTGFFALILAGITSCSVQKNSTAKVELPNKKEVLEVSRRANQYFMNKWPDTGKDIVGKKVWPSNLWTRAVYYEGLIALHSVDPQKEYYDYAMSWANNHKWDLMRGTYTRNADHQACGQTYIDLYEIDGKKHPERIKNVKASMDSMIATKKVDDWWWIDALQMSMPIFTKLGRITGEQKYFDKNYEMYAYTKYKHGGNGLYNQADKIWWRDKDFVPPYKEPNGEDCYWSRGNGWVVAALAKTLHDTPKTDAHYQEYLQDYKDLLAALLPIQREDGFWNVSLHDPTNFGGKEMTGTALFVYGMAYGINNGLIDRDTYLPVLVKAWNAIVKDSVQPNGFLGWVQGTGKEPKDGQPLSIDKVPDFEDYGLGCLLLAGSEVYKLK; from the coding sequence ATGAAAAAACTATTAACAACAGGTTTTTTTGCACTGATTCTAGCCGGAATAACTTCCTGTTCGGTTCAGAAAAATAGTACTGCAAAAGTTGAACTTCCCAACAAAAAAGAAGTTTTGGAGGTTTCAAGAAGAGCCAATCAGTACTTCATGAACAAGTGGCCCGATACCGGAAAAGATATTGTCGGTAAAAAAGTATGGCCAAGTAATCTTTGGACGAGAGCGGTTTATTATGAAGGTTTGATAGCATTACATTCTGTTGACCCTCAAAAGGAATATTACGATTATGCGATGTCTTGGGCAAACAATCACAAATGGGATTTGATGCGCGGAACGTATACCCGAAATGCAGACCATCAAGCCTGTGGGCAAACCTACATTGACCTTTACGAAATCGACGGTAAAAAACATCCTGAGAGAATTAAAAATGTAAAAGCTTCGATGGACAGTATGATTGCCACTAAAAAGGTTGATGACTGGTGGTGGATCGATGCCCTTCAAATGTCGATGCCGATTTTTACCAAATTAGGTAGAATCACTGGCGAACAAAAGTACTTCGATAAAAACTACGAAATGTATGCTTACACAAAATACAAGCATGGCGGAAACGGTCTGTACAATCAGGCTGATAAGATCTGGTGGAGAGACAAAGATTTTGTACCACCTTACAAAGAACCAAACGGCGAAGATTGCTATTGGAGCCGTGGAAACGGTTGGGTAGTGGCTGCTTTGGCGAAAACTCTTCACGACACCCCGAAGACCGATGCGCATTATCAGGAGTATCTTCAGGATTATAAAGATTTGTTGGCAGCCTTGCTTCCAATTCAGCGTGAAGATGGTTTTTGGAACGTAAGTTTACACGACCCGACAAATTTTGGAGGAAAAGAAATGACAGGAACTGCACTTTTCGTTTACGGAATGGCGTATGGAATTAATAATGGATTGATTGACAGAGATACTTATCTGCCTGTTTTAGTAAAAGCTTGGAATGCGATTGTGAAAGATTCAGTTCAGCCAAACGGATTTTTAGGTTGGGTACAGGGAACCGGAAAAGAACCAAAAGACGGACAACCTTTATCAATCGATAAAGTTCCCGATTTCGAAGATTATGGATTGGGATGTTTGTTATTAGCAGGAAGTGAGGTTTACAAACTGAAGTAA
- a CDS encoding rhamnogalacturonan acetylesterase produces MKTKYILPIIASIVFLAVSFQKLQDKPVLYIIGDSTVQNGSGKGADSLWGWGSFMNLYFNTDKIEIQNHAKGGRSSRTFITEGRWDLIMKTIKKGDYVLMQFGHNDGGELADTLRARGTIKGIGDESKDIYNPIRKVNETVYTYGHYMRKYANEAKSKGAISIIVSPIPRNKFDEKGKIGKDQYGIWAKEVAQQTDAYFLDLNTMVIEKYEKMGAEKVKAYFPKDHTHTNEAGAIFNAELVAKAIKDLKKCELRKYLK; encoded by the coding sequence ATGAAAACAAAATATATCCTTCCAATCATTGCATCAATAGTATTTCTGGCGGTTTCATTTCAGAAACTTCAGGATAAACCTGTTCTTTACATCATCGGAGATTCTACGGTACAAAACGGTTCTGGCAAAGGAGCCGATTCACTTTGGGGATGGGGAAGTTTTATGAATTTATATTTTAATACCGATAAAATTGAAATTCAAAATCATGCAAAAGGTGGGAGAAGTAGCAGAACTTTTATCACAGAAGGTCGATGGGATTTGATTATGAAAACCATTAAAAAAGGCGATTATGTTTTGATGCAGTTCGGTCATAACGATGGTGGAGAATTAGCCGATACTTTGAGAGCAAGAGGTACGATCAAAGGCATTGGCGACGAGTCAAAAGATATTTATAATCCCATAAGAAAAGTAAATGAAACGGTTTATACCTACGGTCATTATATGAGAAAATATGCGAACGAAGCAAAATCTAAAGGGGCAATTTCAATCATCGTTTCACCCATTCCAAGAAATAAGTTTGATGAAAAAGGTAAAATCGGAAAAGACCAATACGGTATTTGGGCAAAAGAAGTGGCACAGCAAACCGACGCTTATTTTTTAGATTTAAATACAATGGTCATCGAAAAGTACGAGAAGATGGGAGCCGAAAAGGTAAAAGCTTACTTCCCAAAAGACCATACCCATACCAATGAAGCAGGAGCAATTTTTAATGCAGAACTGGTGGCGAAAGCGATTAAGGATTTAAAGAAGTGTGAACTTAGAAAGTATTTAAAATAA
- a CDS encoding rhamnogalacturonan lyase — protein sequence MKIKYIFITSAIFLSQLFSAQRQMEYLKRGIIAISAETGVFVSWRLLGNEAQNTHFDVYRTENNQTKKLNDKPLIQETNFLDKTADKGKNYIYFVKSNTQNQSVDNDFTKYTANQKPYFSIPLKTPAGYTPNDASVADLDGDGEYEIILHQTGRSKDNSQKGETDPPIIQAYKMDGTFLWEINLGKNIREGAHYTQFLVYDLDQDGKAEIVMKTADGTKDGKGKFIGDPTKNYVNENGFILSGPEYMTVFDGQTGAEINTVNYEVPRFAVSLNPTNEEMTETWGDAKGNRIDRFLGAVAYLDGKTPSVIMSRGYYTRTAIAAWDFKDKKLSLRWLFDTDSSEENKQYRGQGNHNLSIADVDNDGKDEIIFGAMTVDDDGKVLNSTGYGHGDALHVGDLDPSNPGLEIFDIQERFDDAGAHFRDAKTGKVLWKLPSTVYSQASKFQGPGRGLSLNIDPRYDGSESWASGAGLKGVYNSKGKKISNKNPPANMGIYWDGDFLSEILDGTVISKWDWKKEKTNVIFDARNFQCESNNGTKKNPALVADLFGDWREEVMYRTADNQELRIFSTTIPTQHRLYTLMHNPQYRLSIVWQNVGYNQPPHTDYYLDESIKELPKPNIIKRK from the coding sequence ATGAAAATAAAATATATCTTCATCACATCAGCAATATTCCTGTCACAGCTGTTTTCAGCCCAAAGACAAATGGAATATCTAAAGCGTGGAATCATAGCCATTTCAGCAGAAACTGGTGTTTTTGTAAGTTGGCGATTGCTCGGAAATGAAGCTCAGAATACGCATTTCGATGTGTATCGTACAGAAAACAATCAAACCAAAAAGCTGAATGACAAACCCTTAATTCAAGAAACCAATTTTTTAGATAAAACTGCGGACAAAGGAAAAAACTATATCTATTTCGTTAAATCAAATACTCAAAATCAATCTGTAGATAATGATTTTACAAAATATACAGCGAATCAAAAACCTTACTTTTCAATTCCTTTAAAAACTCCGGCTGGTTATACGCCAAATGACGCTTCTGTTGCTGATTTGGATGGTGACGGAGAATATGAAATCATTCTTCATCAAACAGGAAGGTCAAAAGATAACAGTCAGAAAGGAGAAACAGACCCGCCGATTATTCAGGCTTATAAAATGGATGGAACATTTTTGTGGGAAATTAATTTAGGCAAAAATATCAGAGAAGGTGCGCATTACACCCAGTTTTTAGTTTATGATTTAGACCAGGATGGAAAAGCGGAAATCGTTATGAAAACCGCCGACGGAACCAAAGACGGAAAAGGAAAATTCATCGGTGACCCCACCAAAAATTACGTCAATGAGAATGGGTTTATCCTTTCCGGTCCAGAATATATGACGGTTTTTGACGGGCAAACCGGAGCGGAAATTAATACCGTAAACTATGAAGTTCCAAGATTTGCAGTAAGTTTGAACCCGACCAATGAAGAAATGACCGAAACTTGGGGCGATGCAAAAGGAAATCGTATCGACCGATTTTTAGGAGCAGTCGCTTATCTCGACGGAAAAACTCCGAGCGTGATTATGTCACGAGGTTATTACACAAGAACAGCGATTGCAGCTTGGGATTTTAAAGATAAAAAACTGAGCCTTAGATGGCTTTTTGATACCGATAGTTCGGAAGAAAACAAACAATATCGTGGACAGGGAAATCATAATCTCAGCATTGCGGATGTCGATAACGATGGAAAAGACGAAATTATTTTCGGTGCAATGACGGTTGATGATGACGGAAAAGTCTTAAACAGCACAGGTTATGGCCATGGAGATGCGCTGCACGTTGGAGATTTAGACCCAAGCAATCCGGGATTGGAAATTTTTGATATTCAGGAAAGATTTGATGACGCAGGAGCTCATTTCCGGGATGCAAAAACAGGAAAGGTATTGTGGAAATTGCCTTCAACAGTTTACAGTCAGGCTAGCAAGTTTCAAGGACCGGGAAGAGGTTTATCTTTAAATATCGACCCTCGTTATGACGGTTCAGAATCTTGGGCTTCCGGTGCTGGATTGAAAGGTGTTTATAATTCAAAAGGGAAAAAAATCAGCAACAAAAATCCACCTGCCAACATGGGGATTTATTGGGATGGTGATTTTTTAAGTGAAATTTTAGACGGAACCGTCATCTCAAAGTGGGACTGGAAAAAAGAGAAAACCAATGTCATATTTGATGCAAGAAATTTCCAGTGTGAATCAAATAACGGAACTAAAAAAAATCCAGCTTTAGTAGCAGATTTATTCGGAGACTGGCGTGAAGAAGTAATGTACAGAACAGCAGATAATCAGGAATTGAGAATTTTTTCAACCACAATTCCAACACAACATCGATTATATACTTTGATGCATAATCCGCAATATCGTTTAAGTATTGTCTGGCAAAATGTAGGTTACAATCAGCCTCCACACACAGATTATTACTTAGATGAGTCGATTAAAGAACTACCAAAACCTAATATTATCAAAAGAAAATAA
- a CDS encoding lacto-N-biose phosphorylase central domain-containing protein, translated as MTKNIIKLIVLGTVLTAGFANAQQKPKVVLDNFFNNEKRENKETKALESWHYTWNDTTNGGFSLLGEIFQKQGAEISTLTTAPSKNDLKNANIYIIVDADINKEAYGGKANFVDSKSIKNLVKWVENGGVLVLLSNDKGNSEFENFNKLANKFGIHFNEDSYNRVQKREFEQGKVMVPAGNEIFSEQKLYMKEVATISVKSPAKELLSAEGKNIAAIAKIGKGTVFALGDPWCYNEYIDGKKLPSDFTNYQGTEEWVKWLLKQVSTK; from the coding sequence ATGACTAAAAATATCATAAAATTAATCGTCTTAGGAACTGTGCTGACCGCTGGTTTTGCAAATGCCCAACAGAAACCGAAAGTTGTTTTAGATAATTTTTTCAATAACGAAAAAAGAGAAAATAAAGAAACCAAAGCCCTGGAATCTTGGCATTACACGTGGAATGACACCACAAATGGTGGATTTTCTTTGCTGGGAGAAATCTTCCAAAAGCAAGGCGCAGAAATCAGTACTTTGACTACCGCTCCATCAAAAAATGATTTGAAAAACGCCAATATCTACATCATAGTTGATGCCGATATCAATAAAGAAGCATACGGCGGAAAAGCCAATTTTGTCGATTCCAAATCCATTAAAAACCTTGTGAAATGGGTTGAAAATGGAGGCGTTTTGGTTTTGCTGAGCAACGACAAAGGAAATTCTGAGTTTGAGAACTTCAATAAGCTGGCAAATAAATTCGGGATTCATTTCAATGAAGATAGCTACAACCGAGTTCAGAAAAGAGAATTTGAACAGGGAAAAGTAATGGTTCCGGCTGGAAACGAAATTTTCTCTGAGCAAAAATTATACATGAAAGAAGTGGCAACGATTTCGGTGAAAAGTCCTGCGAAAGAATTGTTGTCTGCGGAAGGTAAAAACATCGCAGCCATCGCAAAAATTGGCAAGGGAACAGTCTTCGCATTGGGCGACCCGTGGTGCTACAACGAATATATCGACGGCAAAAAATTACCCTCAGATTTCACAAATTATCAGGGGACTGAAGAATGGGTAAAATGGTTGTTGAAGCAGGTTTCCACAAAATAA